The Lolium rigidum isolate FL_2022 chromosome 2, APGP_CSIRO_Lrig_0.1, whole genome shotgun sequence genomic interval GTGCTCACATCAACAATCACATGAGAGAAGATGGCTGCAAGCTGTGGCATATACTTCTGCCAAGAAAAACTAGCAAATGTTGTTATCATCCACCAAGAGATTAAGAATACATAGTATTTAAAATGGAAACAAGATGTCCTCAGAATGGAAAAAAGGACACAATGTATGTGCAACGAAGAATAAAGAAATTATATTGCACAATGATATTTGCAGAAAACATGGATATCCGCCTAGCAAATTATTATTGAGCATTGTCCAAAATACGGCAGTTTGATATCATACCATCTTATTTATAGTTCAGAACTAAATTTATTATTGAGCTAACAAGCTGATCTGAAATGAGGCAAAGAAAAATACAGGAAAATTAACTGATTTTAATTTTGGAATCAACCGTGGCAGTTATCCATGCAATTTGAACAAGCCTGTTAACGAGTTTTTCTTATTTTTCATCCCAGAGGGCAGGGAACACATTTGCCTTCGCTGCGTTTGGATAAACCGAATCCAAAGAGAAATGACCAAATGGAACGTAGTGTTCAATCCTGAGATGGCTGACTTGTTTCGCTCTACTCAAGCAAAGAAGCAAAAGATTGAATACCGAAAGTTAGGACAGGAATACTAGTAACTGGAAATACAAGTCAGTACCAACTAAGTTTCATTTTGCTGAAACTTTTAACCCTGCTGGAGGACAACTATTTTCTAACAGTCACCAATCTTGGGTCCATGAAGAACTGACGATGATTGCTCAAAGGAAAACATCTATCTCTcctacaaagagaaaataaaagagaACGAAAATGTGCACATAATTTTCTACCGTGCTCCATGAATATGAGAGATGACAAAAATATCCAGCTATTAATATCATGTGTTGTAGTACCAAGATACAGAAAAGGGTAAATACCACTGGGAGGATGGCTGGGTGGAGTTGTATATAGGAGATAAGGAGGGACTAAGGATAAGGGAGACAAACTTGGGAGAGAATAACAGAACTGGTTGTGATACCTTAAGCCCATTGTATAGGTAACATTCAACCTTGCAAAAGGAAACTATCAATCGGAATCATTACCTAATCTACAGATCATGGCTTGAAGAGAAGGATTATCTCATCTCCCTAATCCTACCTGCAAGAAAGTTGCTATCTGTGTGCCAGTATACCAATCCAAGAGGGCATTCTTTACTGACCTTCAGAAATAGTAAATCCACGTAAACAGAATTCCCAGCTATTAATGGAGTGCCCGAACCTACATGCCTCATAAGGAAGTCTAACACCTGCAAATGAGCCAATATGAACTTTCATTAGAATCTTTGGTTATTTTACTTTATTAGCAAGGCATTCTTTTTTGTTTTACAGTAATCAATGAAAAAAACTGTGGCATATCATTCAAAGCTGTGTAAGGAAATGCTGTAGTCATGTTAGAGCCTTGGGACCGAAGGGCGTAGCCATGGCCCATAGCCTGGAGGTATCTGAGGGCCAATGAAGCTCTTCCAGGTACACGCCTTGCAGTGTTGAGGGGTaacagaggaggaagagaagagctTGGGGGGAAAGACTTAACTTTATTGATTGCTTGAATTTTCCCGTCCACACATCCTCTCTTATATTATGGAGAGTCCTACTTCTAATTCTCTCAAAAGGAAACATATACTACTACAATTTTGATTTCTTCCATAGGGAACCAATAATAGGACTCCTGGGCTAAGTGCCCTGCTTGGCCGTAACCTACCCTGCCACACATAATAATTAATGGTGGATCCCCCAATGTAATAATTAATCGGTGAAGCACAAGCGTTGTTCAGAGTTCAAAACTTAAAGAGACTGAGAAATGAGAACTACGAAAACATTCATGGATAAAACATCATGCTACAACACACACTTGCAAAACTTGGTGCAGCTTGAACAGTGATTAATAAGCTATTTAAATTAGACCAGtctgtttgttatttttcatttGCGCAGGACGTGTATGATCATATTTTTGCAAGCATACATGTTTGTATTTCATGCTGTCTATCAAAAATATATTACATTTTCACAATATTTAAAAGTGGGAAAATGCATTTTGAATATAGGATGAATTACCACCTGTGTAAAGTTGTATGCTTGCAAAAAAATGTTCAGCTGAGTTTTTCACCTTTTTTGCCTGAACTTAGGGTAATTTTTGGCCAGAAAAGGGTTTGGAATCGCAGGATTTGTACATTAAATATATGCAAGTGACATCTGACAGCTGCAGTGCTACAAGGTACAAGCATCACAATATGAGGGCGTGCACTGAttattttgtaaataaacaatagAGTGGCAATTGGCAATTCAGCATTTTACAGAAAAATATTTAATGATCAATTGTAACACGGCAAAATCAGTCACACTCCCCCAATCAGATTCCCTTCCTTTCCTCTTGTTTGACTGATAATCAAAAACATATATGCTGTATATGGATAATTGAGGAAAAACAACCTATAATGATCAGCTCAAATCATGTCAGAACTATTGGTTCTCATGATAATGCCTTAATGTAAGAAGGCAGGTGCGTAATGAGTCAAAAGAGCACATGAAAATGAATTTATGTAAACTGTAGAACTTAAGAAAAGCAAGGAAGAACTCAAAGAGTCCTAAAGTGGCTAAAAATTAAACTGCAGCAGATGGATAAATGAACCAGAATATGGAAGCAGTTTAGTTCTGCCATTTCATATCCATGTTTGCAGTCAGATTTTCAGAACAAATGTGATGGTAAGTATACAAATTAGACAACATACTTTCTTCTCTGCGTCACGCTCCGAAATCTCACTCTGCAGTACTCTCTCTGTCAATCCTAAATATTCAGGGGTCGTCAGATTTATATCCAGAGAAGAAAAACCCCATAAGAAATGTTCTTTGGAAAATGAAGACTAATTACCACTAGatgcatgatgggttttgcaccaTTCACCCATATTATCCAAGCAATCTTTGCTCTGACTTATAACCAAGTCGGGGCCCTGCAAAATAACAACAATCTTGAATGTCCCGATGAGATGATGACAGGAAAGTTATTCCACATTGAGATGGAAGCACTATGTGTGCTTATTGACACAATGAGGGAAAAACTATTGGTGTGCTGGCTCGGAAAGTCGGAAGGATGCTTTTTTCCATTGTAAAAACTCCTACAATATTCCACATGGATCATCAGCTCCCATTTTCAATATATACTTATTATATATGGGGCTGAGGAAAGGATGGGTTTGGATTTGTAACGGAAACATAAGGAGTACTGTCTAGATTGGCCACATGAAGATAACATACTCCGGTCCAAAATAATAGcccaaaaatggatgtatctagacatgttttagtgtatagatacatccattttgagGCAATTAATTTGAACCGGAGTAATATTAGATTTGTCGCCAAAAGTATTTTTCAAACTGCAGCAATTCATGGGTATTCTGGAATATTCCTTTAAGCATATCTGGTAATAAGAACAACGCGATATTGTATGTGATTTCAACAGCCACCTCTATTTGTTTTGTAAGTTTACCATCCGTTATAATGCAAGCTATCTCCAATATCCGATCTTTTGAAATATCCAAACCTACACAATCCAGTATGTGTGTGCCGTTAGTCATCATTGTATGCACAAGCTAAAGGTAACAAAAAAGGACAACAATCCAAAACTATATTTGATATATCTATCAATTGAAAAACTTGTAGAGAAAGAGATATAAAAAGATGAAGAAATTCATAGCAGTAGCAACTATCATCAGATCAGAGATCAAAGTACTTAGCTAACATCATTAACTTCCAGAATAAGAAACACCCTTCTATGTTTCAGACCAACTCAAGAAGTTGTTATGGGCATCCAAGACAAAAAATCAAATTGTAGTTTTGGTTAGTTGAATCCCAGATTATATTTCGGTTAACTAAAGCCGTGTGCAGCATATTAGAAATATGTTTGTTTCACCATTCTTAGGAAGTATTTTTACAAGTTCAACAAGATATTTCCCCTCACTGAACTATTTACTTGGTAAGTGAACATTTTACAAGTTCAATCATTctgaggaataaaactacacaaacTGTTAAGAATAAACAAGTATATGAAGGTGTGACGATGAAAATGAACATTAAAAAAGTTTCTATGTAATTTACCAGTCATTTCCAAGTCTATCCACACCAAAGGCATCCTGTAACCATCAGACGATGGCGCAACATCTCCTCCATTGCTGTTTACTACAGCTGTGTCATTTTGCACACTTTTATCTGAATGGTAAATACAGAGTAGAAATCAGAAAATTTATAAAATACAATTATGCTCCCATCAAATATAATGGTCTCTCATGTATCCATGTGTATCCTAAAGATTAAACTTAAGAGAAAGGGGAAAACCATATTGACCAGATTAAAAATCTGATCAGTATGCTGGTAAATTTGCTTGAGCGAAAATGACATAGTATACACATGTTGTCATCCACAATGTCCACACTCCACATGATATCAACATAACCAATAAATGTAATACATAAGTCATGTCTGCCACATGAAAGAAAATGGAACAGCTGATAACCGATATGTAGAACTGCCAGGTACTGGTATTTCCAGCATGTACTGAATATATGCAGGAACTTACTGATACAGAGTTATGCCAACAGCCCAACATAAGCTGCAGGGTCAACAAAAACATGATCTAGTGGTGCAATTATTGGGTCACCAGGCAGATGCTACTTCAAAGTCCAAACTAGCAACTTCTTTGCACAACTAAAATCTTATGTACAAGATTAGCTGCTATGCTAGCCATTTTGAGCAGAAAATTTCAATAGGTATGTGTGGTCTGATGTAGGTTTATGAAAACATATCTAAAAGCAATAACATTGTGAAGATAACAGTTAGGATAGAAAGCAGATCCAGTTTCTGCCAGTTCTATCAAAAAATTTAGCTGATTCTACAAAAATTCATTGAACGACTAGGGTATAAAAAGGGGCTCAACTATAACTGGTATAAACCATTTTCCTAATGAAGTTTGCAGACTAATTTATGTGATGCAGTGGAGATAATCTTATAGTGGCTAGTCATTTCAGATAAAAAATAAGGACAAGGACAAGAAGCGATGGTGTGGGTACCATAACTTGCATCTTAAAAGCCAAGTCCTGTTTACCGGATTGGGCGGGTTCTATAATCTAGGAATTTTTTAGGAGTTCTTCCTATGAAAAGTCATCCAGCATGCTAAATAAATCTGGATTGTAGTTCTATACCCTAAAGTACACCAGGATGTCTCTTGCAATAGCATCAGAAGGAGTGTCACCACGTACAGCTCTTCAGTCTTCATCAGCCACACCTAGTTACAGCTCTCTTCATCagccacatctcttcatgctcgTCATTTAGATTTAAAATGCGCAGCCCCTTCCTGAGGTCTTACTCCAATTGTACAGCACCTGGCCCATGACCAAGTCATTGACACCCTCCTTGGTGTACATGTTAatcctcgctctctctctctctctctctcaagaaATTATGATGTTTTTCAGTGTTGGGGCCACTGTTGTTTATGGAAAACTACCAAAAGTAAACTTACAAAATCCTACAATAGTTCTAAGAAGATGGATCAACgtcaacaaaaaaaaatgacGCAGTCACATATTTCAATATAGTACTCGTATTAACTATAAAAGGTTTCTGATACTCTCATTTGTGGCAGGCAGCCGTATGTCAGCAAGAGAGAAGTTTTGAAAAAAGATAGTATTAACTAGCGGCAAGATGGTCATTCATGAAACAAAAAAAGTGAATAGAGCAATTACGCGAGAGCATATAAGGGTTAACACATAAGTTGTTAGGTCAGGGTTGTCAGATTTGGCAAATCCCACATTGTCGCCTTTTGTAGGGCAGTTTTATCCCTAATTTTATGATGAAAACAGATTGCCATTCACATTTGCAAGGGTTACATATGTGCACTTAGATGATGAGATAGATATTATAACATCGAACCACTTGACAGGCTTCTTGAGAAAATGAGCCACTGTTCAAAACATGATATAGACGACATAATAACTTAGTTTCTTCACGAGGCTCACCCTCACATAAGATAACATTAATCCAGTTTGTGCCAAGTTAGGCTGTCTACGTATTGAGTCTGCTGCCTAGCACCATGGTTTTTCAGTCGCTGTATAATCGCCGTATAGTCGCCGAGTTGTTTTCTCAAAATCACGGCGACTCGTGACTAAACAGCAACTTATGGTGACTATACAGCGACTTTCGTCGATTAATCACTGAGTCCCAGGGTTGGCGACTCAGTTTTGAGTCGTGACTCAAAAACCTTGCCTAGACAATACATGTCCTCTTTTTAAAATAGCCACTCTAGGAAATTGAACAGTCAGTGGCCATAAACCAGAATGTCGGCAGAGCCCAGGAAGATATTATCACATCATAAGGCAGTTTTGTTCTTGGCAATAGTAGCTAATATTAATTTGTTTCATACGAGTTAAAATGGGCCAGTGAAGAGCGACCCAGGCAAACTACTCAAACTGATAATGCAGGGATAATCATGAGTTAGGCAATAAATTCTCCATgccaaaaaaggaaagaaaatccATCTGGTGTAGTAATCCACTACTCTGGAGCTATATTCTAGGAGAAAAGGAGTACCAACCAGGTTTGCTGGCAGCAGTTTCTCCTATGCTGGTAGAAGATG includes:
- the LOC124687187 gene encoding oligoribonuclease-like isoform X1 — its product is MSKLANMFSLLNLEGEDDGEDDREVNPTSSTSIGETAASKPDKSVQNDTAVVNSNGGDVAPSSDGYRMPLVWIDLEMTGLDISKDRILEIACIITDGKLTKQIEGPDLVISQSKDCLDNMGEWCKTHHASSGLTERVLQSEISERDAEKKVLDFLMRHVGSGTPLIAGNSVYVDLLFLKKYMPQLAAIFSHVIVDVSTIMALCIRWYPKERKQTPRKGKTHRAMDDIKESIAELKYYKDNIFKPQKSTK
- the LOC124687187 gene encoding oligoribonuclease-like isoform X2 gives rise to the protein MSKLANMFSLLNLEGEDDGEDDREVNPTSSTSIGETAASKPDKSVQNDTAVVNSNGGDVAPSSDGYRMPLVWIDLEMTGLDISKDRILEIACIITDGKLTKQIEGPDLVISQSKDCLDNMGEWCKTHHASSGLTERVLQSEISERDAEKKVLDFLMRHVGSGTPLIAGNSVYVDLLFLKKYMPQLAAIFSHVIVDVSTIMALCIRWYPKERKQTPRKGKSHRAMDDIKESIAELKYYKDNIFKPQKSTK